A window of Pseudochaenichthys georgianus chromosome 11, fPseGeo1.2, whole genome shotgun sequence genomic DNA:
GAGCCAGGCCCGGTCGAGGGGGCAGCAGGGCCGGGGGGCAGGGGACTCTGGGTGTTTGGGGTTGAGGTGGAATTAGACGGGGGATTGGGGTTGCTGCCTGGAGTGTTGCCTCCGTTGTTGGTCATGCTGTTCTGACCCGAATTGGAGGCCGCATTGGGCATGGGTCCGCCGGCACCGGGAGTGTTGTTCTGCTGGTTGTAAGGGGTGGAGCTAGGGCCGGAGTGAGGCGGGGtggattgttgttgttgttgttgttgctgctgctgctgctgggtagAGTTGTTAGAGTTGGGGGTGTTGTTGTTGCTGGGGGGTTGTAGCTGACCGGGGGGTTGATGCTGGGGCTGGCCTGACCCATTTAGAGGCCCAGTAGGGGAGGAGTTGGGGTTCGGTTGTGTCGGCGCTGAGGAGGGCTGACCAGGTGTGTTGGGGTTGGGCTGCTGGGTGTCAGGGTGGCCAGGGAAGCCTCCCCCTTGCTGTGGAGGGCCAGAGTTAGGAGCAGGGCCAGGAGGGGTGTTATTAGGAGGGGGGCCATTGGGATTTAGGTTAAGatgttgctgttgttgctgctgaGGCCCAGGTGGTGGCCCTCCTCCCCCAAAGTTCTTTCCATCCTCGTTACCTGGCCCTGGCGGACTGGGGCCAGGGTATGGACCATCCTGTGAGGGGGGGAATTGTCCTTGAGGGGGCATACCAGGTAACCCCCCCACCATGTTTCCTCCTCCGGGGCCACCACCCATGCCACCCATCATGTTCATTCCAGGACCCATTCCTCCCATGGGAGGCAGGGGGCCATGTGGGGGCCCTCTGGGGCCTCCACCACCAGGTAACGGTGGGCTGTTGAATGGGTGTCCACCCTGtccgtgctgctgctgctggggagGCAGGCCAAACCGAGGGTGGGGAGGCCCACCTCCTCCGGGACCTCCCATAGCCCCCGGAGATAACATGGGATTGAATCCTGGCCCAGGATGCATTGGTGGACTGAAGTTTGGTGGCATATTGAACTGAGAAGGGCCACCGGGGGGgaatccacctcctcctcccccgCCACCTCCAAAGCCCGGCATTCCTCCAAAGCCTAGCTGGTGGTGAGGTCCAGTGTTGGATGGAGGGCCAAATGGTGGCCTTCGACCAGGTTGgcctccacctggtcctcctGGGCCTCCCATGAAGCCCATGCCTACGCCCATTCGGCCTCCACCACCATACCCACCTCCTCCGCCTGCACCTGGGCTGGGAAGAAATGGAGCACTGCCTGTTCCACCTGCCACGCTAGGTCGAGATGGGGGCCCAAAGTCATCGTCGAAGGGGTTGGATGCAACCAGGTGGTCCACCATGGGGGTAGGAGGGGGTGCAAACTCCGTTAGGTGGGAGAACCCTGCCGCCTAAAGgagaaagaaatacaaaataaatgtttttaattaattttgctGTACCGgaacatttaaatgtttcttttaAGAAGTCTCCAAGATCCATTTGTTTTAAATTAACAATATCTAgtgaaacttgaaaaataaataaatctatcagATAAATTATTTGTTAATTGTGCATTTTGTCTCTTTCTTGGCAACTAAATTGCACTCTCACTTACTGGGGAGTTATGGGAAGGAGACAAAGTGAGAatggaaggaaataaaatattttttatatCACTGTTATCGTCAATGCTTGTATATTGGGAAACACTATTAGCAAAGTAATGACATTTCATCACAAAACAACCCTTACCTGGTTGGTGGATTTCCTCGCCTTCTTCTTCTCCGGGCTCTTCATCTGAGAAGCTGAAATAGGGAAATATGAACATTAGCCACGACAAAACTAGGCCATGGGGTCTCATACTTTTGGTCCAGCACCAATCAAGCGCACCATCACATTTGGATTGGCCAATACCCCTTAGTGACAGAGTGGAGCAGCTTTAGACCTGGGTATCTGTTTCAAGTCCAACAGTTGAGATGGATTCAATGATGGGACATAGACTGGCATGAGGACAAGATGCTGAACATCCAGGCGCTATCATCACCAAGGTTATGAAGCCTTGAATCGCAAATGACCCAGGCAGACCAAATGACCCAGGCGAGAGGGAGAGAGGCCGCAAACAGAGGCAGAAGAGGTAAGGTCAATGAGGGAGACAGGATAAGACGAAGACATGAGAACGAGGAAACGGAGTTGAAGGTACATTTATAGCAAGAGAGACATGAACCCCGTTCAGATATCCACTGTGAGAAACAGCCACCACCGGAGACGTGAAGTTTACATATGGAGGAGGCGAGAAGGGATTTGGGAACAGCCCCAGTGCAGCCCATTGCAGCGCAGTAATGGATGATTCCGATCTGATTGGGAGATGGGTGAAATTAATTCCTACCTTTGCTTCGTTTTCCTTGTCCCGCCAGTAGTCTCCCCGATTCGGCAGCCATTAGCTAATATGACTGTCGGTGAAGTGGCATATCACCGTGCATATGcaagaaaaaaaagttaaaaatgaCGACGTCTTGAAGGCTACGAGCCGAGTAGGTGGATACTGCCTTCAGGTCATGTCAATAACGTCAAAATGCGTAATATAACATCAGAAACTAACACGAATATTATATTAAAACGCCGGCCCAGGTCTGCACACTCATTTACAGCTGTAAATCTTTCGCCACGGTGTCTGTCACGCCGGGATTTGGTCACCAAATAAACGACAGGTAAAACTGAGCTAGTTCACGTTTTGAGCACAAGTTGGTCTCGTTGCAAGCCAGTCACTTCTCACTGAGTGCATCTGTTGCTTGCTACCTGGCTTGACTGCCAGTAGTAGCAAGTTACATAGCACCCCCCTCTCTTAATGATCACTTACAGATGTGTAGCAAAGAAGACGACCAGCTAGCTAACGCAAGCTAGTTACTACCTTGGCTAACCAGCTAGCCACGCTATTCAATGTGGCTTGCTAGCAGCGTTGAGATTTCACCCAGTAGCGGCAACACTGCAACATTTATCGAAAACTGTGATTTCCCTTGTAACACTCATTTGGGAAAAGGTGCATTCAATTCCACGTATCACAGCATTTAAAAGATAAAGCAATCGATCATGTTTTGAAAACTGGTGTTTACTATGCTAACATTAGCttgctagctaacgttagcatgccACTGAAGATAGCTAGCCATCTTGCAGACTGTCTTGGAAGCAAACTGTACCCTTTCTCCGTTGCTTGCTCTGCTGTCCTTTAAATTGAAACTCTCTGGTGTGTCATTGCCAGCAAACCAGTCCTCACACGGTGTATGCTTGTTGATCCACCATTCAGCTATAATTCATTCAAAAACGCAAATGTTGCCATAATTATCATGGCCTACTATCGCCACCGGACAAAGAGGGACAAGCAGGAGTATCGCGCACCGTGGAAGGTTACACTTCAGAGCAAACATGGGGGTGGCGACAAGTATACTTCATGAATATAAAAAGCATGTTCAAATGTTAAGATAAGAAAACATGTTGTAGTATCATCTATCAgataaaaaaagtatttattaaACAAATATCCATACGGCTGCCGTCCACAATGTGTTATTCTATTTGCAGAACTACTTTCATACCTTTCACTGGTATATTTGGCGCAGCTCAGAACAGACCATTTAACGAACGATACCCCTTATAATTAAATAAGGGGTGGACATTAGTTAGACAGCCAATTAAGCACATTATCAAGTGACATCATGATTAATCTTGCATTAACACCCAGCAACATCCAAATATTAACATAACTGTCGAATTCAATTTGAGTCGTTAtctaaaaaaaagtattacatgAAGGGAGATTGATTATGAGCATATGTTTTAATCTAATTAAATGCAAGCATCTAGAAATCTAGAATATTGTATGTACATTTCTAAATCGCCATTGTGATtcgtatataaataataaagtgaatATATGTATAAAACGATGCTAGGTTAATTTTACAGCTCAATAAGAATAAAGCTGTCACTTATAAAGATCGACAAAACTCCTAAAAAGGTTATTCTACCATGGTCTCTAGAATTAAAGCTTATCACCGCCCACCCGGTCATGCTTCCCCCCTCTTAAATGTAGACACCCCCTCCCCTCTATACGCCAGGCGCAGTCAGGAGCCTCATTGCGAGAGTGGAAAGTTGTGAAAGACCAGATAAACTGCATTCTGGGAATGGGACCACAAATTCCAAGCAAGAAGAACTTCGCCTTCTATCGGGTAATTCCACTCCGAAGACATCTTTTCATCCAAAGGGAATAAACGTGTCCTCTATATCAGAAGATGGAACAAATCacaaaataaaatcacaaaTGGGATGAAGTAGGGAaacttgtctttttttttttttaaagcactcTGTTAGTCACCCACAAACTTTGTTTTAAGTTAAATCTTAACAAATATAGTCTTTTGGGAAACATTTATGACACCGAGGCATGGGGGGATTGTAGTCTATGTTCTTCCCTAGAATAAAGCAACGGAAGTCTTTTGTTAGAAAGGCTGTGATTTCTAAAGGTGCGTCTCTGGGGCCCTGCGGTGTTTGGCGCTAAAAGGTGTCAGAGCACGCATAGAGGTTAATTGATTTCCATCTGAGTTAACATGGCGAAGTGGTTCAAGGAGTTCCCTATCAATCTGAAAAACGGAACCGACAGGATCCGCTCAGCCTCCGAGTCAGGCTCGCAACCGAGAGCCAATATAGCCGGGATGGTGGCCAGCATTGGTACCAAAACAACAGCCTCCAAAACGGGCCAGCGCAAGAACTCCTCTTCCGACAGCACAGGCGGAGGAGGTGGGGGAGTCGGGTCTATCCTGTCCGGGAGAAACCGAAAGAACTCGGCCTTAGAGTTGGGTAAAAATGGTGCAAGCTCCCCGAAAGAAGGGAAAGTTTGGGACAACCTCCTGTCTGGTAAAAGTCGCAAGAACTCAAAAGCAGAGCCTGTGTTTGAGGAGCAGCACAAACCTCTGAAAACCTCTCCATCTGCAAACTCCTACATAAGCCGGCTGATCAGAGTGGACAAACAGGACAAAAGCCCCAACTTCAACAGCAGCACCATCACCAACCCTGTGGTACCTGAGGCAGAGAAACTAGGCCAGTGCAAGATAGAAGCAGTGAGTAATGTCTCAGATTGAGAATATCTATTAAACCTGTAGTATTTTGACGTTGTACTTAGAGACTTGGTATAGCTTTAATATATAGCTTTCTTAAGTAATTCCATATTCTTACTAATACTACAATTGAAATATTGCACTTCGtaccacactccatattttattTCAAAGTTTAAAATGCTATTTACATTTGGATTAATAGGTAAAATATGATCAATGAATGAATCATGAAGTGTTGGGTTTATTAGCCCTATAACCTTCATCTTCCATCTGCAGCATTTGTGATATTTACACTTTAAAGCATCAATAATTCAAATCTGATACTGGATCTTTGTACACAAGTACttttaatttatatattttgatCATAGTACTTTTAACCAGAACTTTAACTTAAAGTGAAAAAGTATTCTTAGATTGTGAAAtagcttctttttttctttatctGAAGTCTTCTTTCACCAGGGATAATCATAATCTCATAATATTCATTTAT
This region includes:
- the pygo2 gene encoding pygopus homolog 2 isoform X2 encodes the protein MKSPEKKKARKSTNQAAGFSHLTEFAPPPTPMVDHLVASNPFDDDFGPPSRPSVAGGTGSAPFLPSPGAGGGGGYGGGGRMGVGMGFMGGPGGPGGGQPGRRPPFGPPSNTGPHHQLGFGGMPGFGGGGGGGGGFPPGGPSQFNMPPNFSPPMHPGPGFNPMLSPGAMGGPGGGGPPHPRFGLPPQQQQHGQGGHPFNSPPLPGGGGPRGPPHGPLPPMGGMGPGMNMMGGMGGGPGGGNMVGGLPGMPPQGQFPPSQDGPYPGPSPPGPGNEDGKNFGGGGPPPGPQQQQQQHLNLNPNGPPPNNTPPGPAPNSGPPQQGGGFPGHPDTQQPNPNTPGQPSSAPTQPNPNSSPTGPLNGSGQPQHQPPGQLQPPSNNNTPNSNNSTQQQQQQQQQQQQSTPPHSGPSSTPYNQQNNTPGAGGPMPNAASNSGQNSMTNNGGNTPGSNPNPPSNSTSTPNTQSPLPPGPAAPSTGPGSGPGKLGGPGMVFPCGLCMAEVHDDQDAILCEASCQRWFHRDCTGLTEPAYALLTRESAAVWACDFCIKTKDIQAVFVRQGLGQLVAANES
- the pygo2 gene encoding pygopus homolog 2 isoform X1, whose translation is MAAESGRLLAGQGKRSKASQMKSPEKKKARKSTNQAAGFSHLTEFAPPPTPMVDHLVASNPFDDDFGPPSRPSVAGGTGSAPFLPSPGAGGGGGYGGGGRMGVGMGFMGGPGGPGGGQPGRRPPFGPPSNTGPHHQLGFGGMPGFGGGGGGGGGFPPGGPSQFNMPPNFSPPMHPGPGFNPMLSPGAMGGPGGGGPPHPRFGLPPQQQQHGQGGHPFNSPPLPGGGGPRGPPHGPLPPMGGMGPGMNMMGGMGGGPGGGNMVGGLPGMPPQGQFPPSQDGPYPGPSPPGPGNEDGKNFGGGGPPPGPQQQQQQHLNLNPNGPPPNNTPPGPAPNSGPPQQGGGFPGHPDTQQPNPNTPGQPSSAPTQPNPNSSPTGPLNGSGQPQHQPPGQLQPPSNNNTPNSNNSTQQQQQQQQQQQQSTPPHSGPSSTPYNQQNNTPGAGGPMPNAASNSGQNSMTNNGGNTPGSNPNPPSNSTSTPNTQSPLPPGPAAPSTGPGSGPGKLGGPGMVFPCGLCMAEVHDDQDAILCEASCQRWFHRDCTGLTEPAYALLTRESAAVWACDFCIKTKDIQAVFVRQGLGQLVAANES